Proteins found in one Plasmodium gaboni strain SY75 chromosome 13, whole genome shotgun sequence genomic segment:
- a CDS encoding putative phosphatidylinositol transfer protein translates to MKIVEFRLAMPLTIEEYKVCQLYFVAKASLEDAENNMNSNSEKDDENNDSKKGIVILNNESYINEDGTCGQYTYKRINLINKLPKWLLNFIDPKYCIIDEKSWNSYPYLKTVYESSGFPKAKIQVESAHFNGYDTEDNALNLSEEDLSLRKVIYVDIVNDKISYKDYNENEDPSLFYSEKVKRGKLDKNWKENHPIIMTCYKVFTINIPYFGIFCSKLENWIISALKDNILKYHRKAFCWIDEWIDLSIEDIRNLENDVQKKLNQFWNEPQDGNVTDGIVDEEINNKNENLKDQYIINNKNNEENNDIIDSFTFKNNQKDTTQKNISNSNNIMNNDKICNDNKNDTNIYCNGNIINNESTYEQSLSYSNEKGNKEISENILNGTYNISSLNMDNDNLDFICTKYNEPYDDNNKENNKDMEKEKKKNINNMEGEKKQSTQNEDLPNNKMINTYGDNNINNINNINNINNINNINNVNIINNINNINNICRNKSVITKSTYLLFPNDLTIQNNINENHNNVIENIKMKKKKKKKKEKKIESENYFFFKKNEENKEFGEYLYRLNEGMFYSWKLRYFVIKNNKLYYYVDHTKNELKGEIDLLNAQIQWIGEYKGRNSVFVINSLSKNVNYLSSENEIQTKKCMIDIQMATLVNSESVKKREIKQENGHIVSKGLQNGDIQEDEDDEEESEDEEDKNEEDKDKDDNEDNDEDNDNDDDNDDDNDDDNDDDNDDDDDDDDDDDNDDDNDDDNDDDNDDDNDDDDDDNNHHDNHINNNNKDISHYNTEKSKRIDDNKESQNISKNKNDATINNYNLPCSKEVNKVSHINNQHYNNYICVDNKDGIVHSKLILNDNDISQCHNEENKTISNNSYYISTLKNNTDQFNGMFATNYDHIFNKKTEKETCSSNKKKKKKRIKKKRLKIKIKEDKNKSDESELNNYRDNKIDKNFNKRNSIKSKKLNDNKYEGYTKNNKNKYDMSYIYNDEKNKEKKKHGKYKTTCHKCHKMSDKRKVLNYFYKKDNLYYNNNYVDKLYMNIDPCGLYDIKNIISTLLNVETKNVNVDTFKNLESHITKLPIFNNKINNKKRNKNIYLFYFIFNIISIMSCIYSFISLYLYFKIFFLFLFMLLVFICIIYIYIYNHKPINHMYRCSLNIPHNINYVINFLTSHNKYHSNEINKKVFKTKNDNIQYVYSTFYISCKSVFFKIFPCHLFFKPRKILSTQFTHICNNDNNMLKDNEGGLRKYIILQYTNSNTKAFLKCLEFNEDINDLLMNIYKKEIGLKDKEDEFFKQGHFKVDDVKNESLNNEQIKNKYNDEEKMNTSSSLKSDFMQKGESQDITPQEDSEMRSSSRDQNNNIKVENAQMKKKIKNNNNNNNNNNNNNYNVDKFKEETTNEQIKNVHNTNLTCYHVDDVLSDDKTKHKKNKNEIIPDNNKNDDLTKNVDDTKKCSSDINQNSEYAIYKNFNFMTTYCYKHMKNLLFNIRNKIIYSILLKYKYVYKYFKNYYYNKYVNVDGCDIFLLQEKKDNTCELIFYTYYNYNCFFFNESINYNRCNYIREKLLTIHIPEYFKHEDIYYDKYYVEKKNDTLLFLEKKKIEKEICKNIFSNINSNETYNKNILSYIYELTYKGYFNEKFLSCIDNIDDTFFIRNISKVFLYIIQNINLYDVKQFKNISEFIKNKKNKIDYTDDNFISNIIHLINTLPLLHHTFSTSLIFPKKNEKIECSYENSNIDITLKNDDPITFSFIAENNKSKTKITSELIFKTICTFDQIIIYIENEIQITNKSNYNITFNYPYILLKNLLHGYMSFSFADKMVIKDTLMNSAEIRFIDKHKSNGELFGVIKRNELITDFLSGNIFDKIILNNDKEYNSMNDIKINVIHKENTKNLIKSFFR, encoded by the exons atgaaaatagTAGAATTTAGGCTTGCTATGCCTTTAACCATAGAAGAATATAAAGTATGtcaattatattttgtagCTAAAGCTTCATTAGAAGATGcagaaaataatatgaatagtAATTCTGAAAAGGATGATGAGAACAATGATTCAAAAAAAGGAATagtaatattaaataatgaaagttatataaatgaagatGGTACTTGTGGTcaatatacatataaaagaataaatttGATAAATAAGCTACCAAAGTGgttattaaattttattgATCCTAAATATTGTATTATAGATGAAAAGTCATGGAATTCATATCCATATTTAAAAACGGTATATGAATCTAGTGGATTTCCAAAGGCGAAGATTCAAGTTGAATCTGCACATTTTAATGGGTACGACACTGAAGATAATGCTTTAAATTTATCAGAAGAAGATTTATCCTTAAGAAAAGTTATATATGTAGATATTGTGaatgataaaatatcttataaagattataatgaaaatgaagatCCATCCTTATTTTATAGTGAAAAAGTTAAAAGAGGTAAACTAGATAAGAACTGGAAAGAAAATCATCCTATTATTATGACCTGTTATAAGGTATTTACTATTAATATACCTTATTTTGGTATATTCTGCTCAAAATTAGAAAACTGGATTATATCTGCACTtaaagataatattttaaaatatcataGAAAAGCATTTTGTTGGATTGACGAATGGATTGATTTGTCTATTGAAGATATAAGAAATTTAGAAAACGATGTTCAAAAGAAATTGAATCAATTCTGGAACGAGCCACAAGACGGAAATGTTACAGATGGTATTGTGGATgaagaaattaataataagaatgaAAATCTTAAAGatcaatatattataaataataaaaataatgaagaaaataatgatataatagATTCCTTTACctttaaaaataatcaaaaagatactacacaaaaaaatatttctaatagtaataatattatgaataatgataaaatatgtaatgataataaaaatgacacaaatatttattgtaatggaaatattattaataacGAATCTACATATGAACAAAGTTTATCTTATTCTAATGAAAAAGGAAACAAAGAAATATCAGAAAATATTCTCAACGGAacttataatatatcatcactaaatatggataatgataatttgGATTTTATATGTACCAAATATAATGAGCcatatgatgataataataaagagaataataaagacatggaaaaagaaaaaaaaaaaaatattaacaaCATGGAAGGAGAAAAAAAGCAAAGTACTCAAAATGAGGATCTAccaaataataaaatgattaATACGTAtggtgataataatataaataatatcaataatattaataatataaataatatcaataatattaataatgtcaatattatcaataatatcaataatattaataatatttgtagAAATAAAAGTGTTATTACTAAAAGCACATATCTTTTATTCCCCAACGATTTAACaattcaaaataatatcaatGAAAACCATAATAATgttatagaaaatataaaaatgaaaaaaaaaaaaaaaaaaaaaaaagaaaaaaaaattgaatCAGAAAATTACTTTTTCTTTAagaaaaatgaagaaaacAAAGAATTTGGTGAATATTTATACAGACTAAATGAAGGTATGTTTTATTCATGGAAACTTCGatattttgttataaaaaataataaattgtattattatgttGATCATACTAAAAACGAGCTAAAAGGAGAAATTGATCTCCTAAATGCACAGATACAATGGATAGGTGAATATAAAGGAAGAAATAGTGTTTTTGTAATAAATTCTTTATCGAAGAATGTTAATTATTTAAGTTCAGAGAATGAAATACAAACAAAGAAATGTATGATAGATATACAAATGGCTACTTTGGTGAATAGCGAAAGTGTAAAAAAGAGAGAGATTAAACAAGAAAATGGCCATATTGTCAGTAAGGGGTTACAAAATGGAGATATCCAAGAAGATGAAGACGATGAAGAAGAAAGCGAAGATGAGGAAGATAAGAATGAAGAAGATAAAGATAAGGATGATAATGAAGATAACGATGAAGATAACGATAAcgatgatgataatgatgatgataacGATGATGATAACGATGATGATAACGATGATGATGACGATGATGATGACGATGATGATAACGATGATGATAACGATGATGATAACGATGATGATAACGATGATGATAACGATGATGACGATGATGATAACAACCACCATGATAAccatattaataataataataaagacATATCTCATTATAATACAGAAAAAAGCAAAAGAATAGATGATAACAAAGAGTCacaaaatatatctaaaaataaaaatgatgcaactataaataattataacCTACCATGTTCAAAAGAAGTAAATAAAGTGAGCCATATAAATAATCaacattataataattatatatgtgtagATAATAAAGACGGAATTGTTCATAGTAAGTTAATTCTTAACGATAATGATATATCACAATGTCATAATGAAGAGAATAAAACAATTTCAAATAActcatattatatatccacattaaaaaataatactGATCAATTTAATGGTATGTTTGCTACGAATTATgatcatatatttaacaAGAAAACCGAAAAAGAGACATGCTcttcaaataaaaaaaaaaaaaaaaaaagaataaagaaaaaacgactaaaaattaaaataaaagaagataAGAATAAAAGTGATGAAAGCGAGTTGAATAATTATAGggataataaaatagataaaaattttaataaacGAAATTCCATAAAATCTAAAAAATtgaatgataataaatatgaagGGTATAcaaagaataataaaaataaatatgatatgtcttatatatataatgatgaaaaaaataaagaaaaaaaaaagcatggcaaatataaaacaacTTGTCATAAATGTCACAAGATGAGTGATAAAAGAAAAgtattaaattatttttataagaaggataatttatattataataataattatgttgataagttatatatgaatatagATCCATGTGGActatatgatataaaaaatattattagtaCATTATTAAATGTGGAAACGAAAAATGTAAATGTTGatacttttaaaaatttagaATCACATATTACAAAATTACctatatttaataataaaataaataataaaaaaaggaataaaaatatttatttattttattttatttttaatatcataTCGATCATGTCATGTATctattcatttatatcattatatttatatttcaaaatCTTCTTCCTATTCCTCTTTATGTTATTAgtttttatatgtattatatatatatacatatataatcataagCCCATTAATCATATGTATAGGTGTTCTTTAAATATACCGcataatattaattatgTCATAAATTTTTTGACAAGCcataataaatatcattcaaacgaaataaataaaaaagtatttaaaaccaaaaatgataatatacaatatgtttatagtacattttatattagTTGTAAAAGTGTCttctttaaaatatttccTTGTCACTTATTCTTTAAGCCAAGGAAAATCTTGTCTACTCAGTTTACTCATATTTGTAATAAcgataataatatgttgAAGGATAATGAAGGAGGATTAcgtaaatatataattcttcaATATACAAATTCAAATACAAAAGCATTTCTTAAGTGTTTGGAATTTAATGAAGATATTAATGATCTGcttatgaatatatataaaaaggaaatagGTTTAAAGGATAAGGAGGACGAATTTTTCAAGCAAGGACATTTTAAAGTTGACGACGTAAAAAATGAGAgtttaaataatgaacagattaaaaataaatataatgatgaagaaaaaatgaatacaTCAAGTAGTTTAAAAAGTGATTTTATGCAAAAGGGTGAATCACAAGATATTACTCCACAAGAGGATAGTGAGATGAGGTCTTCATCCAGGGATcaaaacaataatataaaagtgGAAAACGCccaaatgaaaaaaaaaataaaaaataataataataataataataataataataataataattataatgtGGATAAATTTAAAGAGGAAACTACAAATGAACAAATTAAGAATGTACATAATACAAATCTAACATGCTATCATGTTGATGATGTCTTATCAGATGATAAGACAAAgcataaaaaaaacaaaaatgaaataattcctgataataataaaaatgatgattTAACTAAAAATGTTGATGatacaaaaaaatgttctagtgatataaatcaaaataGTGAATATGctatttataaaaatttcaATTTTATGACGACTTATTGTTATAAACATATGAAAAacttattatttaatataagaaacaaaattatatattccatccttttgaaatataaatatgtgtataaatattttaaaaattattattataataaatatgtaaatgTTGATGGATgtgatatttttttattacaagaaaaaaaggaCAATACTTGTGAActcattttttatacttattataattataattgtttcttttttaatgaatccataaattataatagatgtaattatattcgtgaaaaattattaacaATTCATATTCCtgaatattttaaacatgaggatatttattatgacaaatattatgtagaaaaaaagaatgatacattattatttcttgaaaaaaaaaaaatcgaaaaagaaatatgtaaaaatatattttctaatattaatagtaatgaaacatataataaaaatatattatcatatatatatgaattaacatataaaggttattttaatgaaaaatttttatcatgtattgataatatagatgatacattttttataagaaaCATATCTAAAgtctttttatatataatacaaaatataaatctaTATGATGTGAAacaatttaaaaatatcagcgaatttataaaaaataaaaaaaataaaatcgATTATACAGatgataattttatatctaatattattcatttaattaATACATTACCTTTATTACATCATACATTCTCTACTTCACTTATAtttccaaaaaaaaatgaaaaaattgAATGTTCCTATGAAAATTCCAATATTGATATtactttaaaaaatgatgatcCAATAACTTTCTCTTTCATAGcagaaaataataaaagcAAAACGAAAATTACATCAGAActtatttttaaaacaaTATGTACATTTgatcaaataataatatatatagaaaatgaaatacaaataactaataaaagtaattataatattaccTTTAATTATCcatacatattattaaaaaatcTATTACATGGATATATGAGCTTTTCGTTTGCTGATAAAATGGTTATTAAGGATACTCTGATGAATAGTGCCGAAATTAGG TTTATTGATAAGCACAAGTCTAATGGAGAGTTGTTTGGGGTCattaaaagaaatgaatTAATTACCGATTTTTTGAGCGGCAACAtttttgataaaataattttaaataacGATAAAGA ATATAATAGTATGAatgatattaaaataaatgtaataCACAAAGAAAATACCAAAAATTTGATAAA gtctttttttagataa